The DNA region GTGAGGTCATACAGTTAACGCCAGACATGATTTTAACTAAACTGGTCACAAACACAGAAGATATGAGATTTAAACTGCTAAAGCACTGATGATTGGCTGAAACATTCAGGACTGGCCACTGAGAGGCTCTTTCAGCAGGTCTAGTGGGCCCCCCAGAGGACGAGCAGTAAAAATCAGTGCTGTCTGTGAATGATGGCACAGAAACATCCAACTTTTAAGTGTAATATATGCCATAGCCTTGGGTCATAAAGCAGCactgtgtttgattttgtttttgtttgtttttctgtaggtCTTTTGTATAGAATAGGTCTTGCAGATAGAAAATAATCTCTTTGCAATTACCAAAACACATTCCAGATGTCACGCTGTAAAAACAGATGGTCCCACGGTACAATCAGTcaattcataaataaaaaaaaaaaaagtttaaacttaattaaataaacacaaacaaaatcaagAGCGGGAGGAAAAACTCTTGGTACTTTTACAGTGCGATTACACAATGGCTCTTTATATGGAGACGAAGCTTTTACATGAACCTCAGCTAATTCAGGTGTCACCTCTGCGGCGTCATATCGGCGCTTGTTGACATGTCTTAGCGCTGAGCCATCTGTGAGTAACAACTTAACACAATCATCTGTTGGGGGTTAGCCCTGTGCACGAGGAGCCAGAAGCCAGCAGTAGCCTCTTTGATCATCCTCCTGATGTGTGGTCACAGCGGTTTCACTCCGCTCTTTTTGGCTCAATCAAGGCCCCTTGAACACAGCAAGGTCCAACTCCACAAAACAAGAACCTGCCCGCTGCAGAGGCTCCGCCGCCATCCAATCAATGAGCAATCAGATTCCCTCTTATCTATTTGGCTTGGCTGGACGTGGATGTTAATCAGTCCCATATCTTCGTAATGGTGTTCCTGTTAATTGCCTTCCCTCGTTCTGGCTGTATCCTCTTTCGCTTATGATCTCTATCTGCAAATGAGGTCAGAAAGGCATATGGGTCTTGTTACTGAATCCTAACAGGGGACGGTTGGGAAACAGTGCTGGCCGTGTGGCCTGGTGTTTAAAGCTGTCCTAAGATCAAGGCACTTGTCGTCGCTCCCATGTGTTGATGTCACTGTGCTGTCAGCCCTTGAAGTTGTTCATTATGATCCGTGTTTAAGCCTCAGCTCTCCAGCAGTCTCCAGGATACAGCACAGTGTGTGCGGCTGCCTTTCAGAACAGTGTCCAGAGTAGGTTTTTCCACAATGGGGTGATTTAGTCCCTGTTCTTATCGGGAGTCACTTCCCCATGAGAATGGTTTGATTTGCATATTCATTGAGCTTTTGCATGTGACGCCGCTCTGGTTAAACCTGGTGACGGTGTGATATCTGGACAGCTCCAGGGCAAGTCAGCCACCCGTCTGAGTGACatgcaaatacaaatataaTGCAGAGCATGATTTGGTTAATCACATTCTGTACCATGACTGGCCTGGACTGACCTGGTCTGGAAGCAGGGTTTTAATCATAGAAATACAACAAGAGTAGAACGAACATTCCTGTTTGAATTagagctttgattctctgcccgCCCACGAGGTCGGGCTGGGCCGGGCTGTGATTTCTTAATATTTCCCAGGCTTGAATCAACTGCATTTTCACCAATGTACCGATGAAACTGGCAGCTCTTGTGTGCAAATGTCAGGAGTTGCAGTGGACTGAATCCAgagggaaagagacagaaagagagtgtGATGGAACAGCAGAGCAATATCGTGGATAAccaggggagagagagacagaagctaCAAGGAGACTAGGTTAGCAGTGTTTGCTTCTGCCTCCTCAGCAGTCCGAGAGCAGTGATCATCATACATGTGCTCGATCACCATGGACTGCTGTGTGCACTCAAGACGGAGACGCTCTGAGGGGTGCAAACCTCTGCTGAACACGTCGTGCACAAGACGCAGAGCCGACAGCAGACTATTGAAATAACAGGAGTCAGACGAAATAAATAAGAGGAGGTGCGAGGGAACACAACAGCCCTTTGCAcgtaataaatgttttaattgtaaaaaaaaacacattttttattttaatttttaattaaattattaaaattaaaatttatttaatttttcaatttattttattttagtttttgcatattttttttacagtagaaattcaggtttttaatcaggctcgggcccaaaactgctgccaGGGTTCGAGCTCAAGTCGGGCTTGGACAGAGACTGACTGTTTAGGTTTATGTGGGATCAGaccgtttttttggggggccTGATTAAAACTCTAGTACAAATCAACATAGCAGGATGGTCAGCATTTTTATGTGTACTACTGCCATTGGAACCATAGCGGGCTAACATCCGCTAAACgtctgtaaaaacaaactacataAAGCCACAGACTCGCTGAGATGAGGTTTTGCAGTAACAACCAAACAGGCAGAGGAGTAGTACGTTTTCAGATACACAATGGTGACTATCaattacatattttgttttgttttttgacatttatttcatgtatgttgaaacaaaccaagaacgagtgagagctgctgctcagtggaCAGCTGAGAGGCAGATACGGGGATCTAAATAACGTGCGGATAAGTATATTTACACATCTAACTTGCagaattaaggatttatttcaactaaaccagagctggtgaatGTCTGAACAGTGGACTAACTAAATAGATGAGTGACGAGACTAACTGAGACAgctttggtgagttttatttcatGTCTGTCCAGTTTGAATTCAGTGTGTTTTGCGATGAGTTAACAAAGAAATTAAACCAATGTTAGTCTTAGTTTGGTGAAAGAGATAAATTTGGTTTGGTGtatggttgtatttttctgtgtaaTAAGGAAACTAAATTTGAGAATATGCCAAGATCTCAAACAGTCCACTGTCCTCTCTATTCATTCTATTTCTACAGCTTTAGTCTAAATCAAATTAAGAGTTCAACCCTGCCGCTGACACAGCATGACAAAATTGAAAAATTAATTTGACAAATGAACTATGATGCAAATATACGTCTTTGGAGATGGAGATCGACGCGGATCAGAGGTCAGCTGAGTCGTACTGAATCGTCTTTTGTCGCCTTCTCCCAAACCCTTAAAACCTCCTTTCATGGCGAGAGGGTTAACTGTCATGTGTTTGAAGCTCCTCCTCATGCATAAATAAACCTGTACCCTCCACTCCCTGGCCAATCCTTGGGCCTGCTCTGGGGAGCACAAGGTCTAAGAGCATCCTCCATGAAGACTTTCTCTTTTCTAACTTTGCTTTGATTTTACGCTCATTATCCCCCCTGCAGCTCTGCCGGTCCTGGACAAGAGACTCCGTACCTGATGAAACAATGGGGGAACTGTGCTGTGTGGCGAAGCTAAGCCGAGCTCGGGGTGACAGGAGGGGATTGCATTGTCTGCCTACGTCACACTACcacaggaggagaaggagggggagaCGCCATTATCCCCAGTTTCTGCAGACCAAATTAATTAGCAGCAGAACGCTCCTGAAAGAAGAGATTCTCCAGAGTGGGACATCTCAGCCAGTCAGTTCTCCTCATAACCCTTTGTTATTCACTGGTGCCCAgctgttgtgctgctgctgtcaaaGCAGAGGACCTTCTCCCTGATCTTCAACCTCCTCGCCCCTAATGATGCCCCTGAGGCATTGGGGCTAGAGGGCAGGTGGCAGGGTGAGAGGTCTCCCTGGATGGGACTAACTCCTCTCACTCTGATGACTTCTTGTTTGAAGTACAGCAGACGCTAAAGATCACAAAGATTTGTTGTAGCTTGATTagtgaaaaagtgtttttcaggATGATTCATTAACTGAAGGAAAATCAGTGAATGAGAATATTCTCtctacagaaaatgaaaacactctGGTACAAACAGCAGGTACAAAGTGGTCGGCACTGATTATTCTAACTGCTGGAATCTGAGAGCTTGTTAGGCTCTGTGtacacatatacagatattttttaaaacagacatttcccCCTCtgcttaataaaaaaaaagatgtcctcATAACCTTTGTTTTCCAGAATATCTCCGTCCACACTAGAATGCACAAACAACTCTGACCATTCACCGGCGTCAGCTGTCTATAGCTCCTCGTCACACGCACTGAATTGACTTTACAGGATAAATTTTCCAAAACACCTCCTGGAGATCTCGTCACCGTTGATTCCCCTTCGCTTTAAGGATGACGGAACTTAATCAAACACACAAGTGGTGCTCAGGACATGCTTAACTGTTCCCTCCAGTCCTCATCGACAACAATCCCACTCTCAAAATCGTCTGCTGGTTTGATCAGGTCTGATCCAAAACCAGTGGACTGGCGGACTTAGAACCGTGAACGCTGTTGACGGACCAAACGACATTGGGCGCAGCAGACGGCTCCATACGCCCATGAAGTGGTGCAGCAGCACTAAGTCTAAGTGTAAAATACTCATTAGaccaagcagtgctaacaacaTGGAAACAAACTGGCTGTCCACTGCTGTTGTAACTGTTTCTGGTGCATACTCATTGCACAAAGAAACAATGGGCATGTgcaaatttttttaaaaactacaaaaatgcTCCTTCAATCTCTCAGGTTTCAACACTTATAGTAATCAGTGCCGACCACTTAACACTTGCTCTTTGTACCAGAGTGTTTAGATATTCCATAGGGAGGATATTCTTAGGGCCTAAATCATAAAAAAGAATACCATAATTACTGGgaggaaaaaatcaaattcttacatgttaaaaaatgtgaaaatactactttttattttacaaatttcGATGCAGTCAAACTATAGATGCATATTCCATAAAATATGTAAAGGGtactgcattaaaaactgaCTTAACTGTGTGTGCATCTCCTCCCTTTATAACTGAATATATAAATAGTAACTTTAAACGTTAAAGTGAAGAAAAGGcgaaaaaaatacatctgataaataattaaactacaaatgaacagaaaaagtaaaataaaatctaaagcAAACTGCTTAGTAAAACTCCTCTGTACTGCTCAGCCACAATCAGATGATACAATACTGACCCCTAGTGGACTGTTAatgaaacatcacatttaaaaaactatcTGTCCCATGGACTACCAGGGATCCTAAACACCCACTGTGCAGTGGAGTTCTGCTGACacatatcataaaaaagtaaaataaactaGTATTTATTGATGCATGTGTGACTTTATTCACAGTGTTTCCAGCTTGTTATTCCTCTTGGACAGTTTCTGCTCACAGTTCTGCTTGAGATCCATCTTGGCTCGATTGTCTTCCAGCTGGGTCACTGTGAGCAGCCTGAGTCCTCCCTGCTCTCTGATTGGACCCACGGGGCCGATCCTGGGCAAGCTGGTGCTTCTCTTCATGGAGTGTTCTGGATTAGGTAGCAATCTCACGCACGCAGGAGCCCGTGGGCCCTCTGTGGCCCCTGTAGTGAATCCACTCATTCTCTTGATTGCCCTGTGTGTGTCAGCGCTGTGAGGCGGTGCTGTTTTAGAAAATGAACAGGCGTGGCGTCTCGGCATGGTGACGGGAGTTGTGGAGACATCTCTGCGCTGGACCGTGTTTGACGTATTTTGACTGACGGCTCTCTTTAAAATTGGGACACATGTCTCGGCTCTCCTGGGATGAACATCATGTTTCAGGTGGCATTGCAGAGGATCCTGAGACGTGTGAGGGCCCCAGGAATCTCTCAGCCTGGCGTTGACTTCCATGTTGATGCTGACTTCGTCCTTGCACTGTGCCTTCTGGATGGCGTTGACCCTGAGGAGGATGGAGTCGCGTGTCTGAGGATGATGGAGCCCCCTCTTCTTTATCCGTTCACGCGTTGCCTTCTCACTCAGCATCACAGACTGTTCAGCAGTCTCACAGCGCTCCCTGGCTATGAAGGAAAAATTTCACTCAACTGATCTCAAAACATATTTCCACTATTTCTAACTTGAGCATGCTCACCTTGTGCTTGACATTTATCGGAGGTGGGCAGGGAGCAGGTGTCGTAAAGCAGCTCAGCTCTCCTTGGTTTCTTGTTACAGTCGTGCATCTGTTGGCTGTGTGATGCCACCACTGCTGTGTGATCGGCCCCGACAGAGGTGAGGGGAAGCTTTCTGACTGAAACAGATGTCTCTGAAACCAACCCATCCTGAGCCGCCACATCAGCCTGGCCTCTCTCTGTTGACTCTTGGTAATCCCAGAACACTTTGGCAAAGTGGTAGAGCTTCACACCGGATGTCGCATTCACTAATATACTGAAGGAAAGTGTAGAGAGAAAGTATGAGACACAAATGTATCTGAAGACCACACTAATAAGAATAATACAATTGTTGAAGAACTTTCAGAGCTGATGATTTAACAGCTGAAGGAGACCTCAGAGAGACTTTGATGGATCACACACAGTATTTAATGAAGACTTGATCAAGGAGAATCACAGCTCAACATACAGCGTGTAACACTGTATATACCGTCACCTGGCTCGTTCTAAATCACCTCAACTGTTTCTTAATAATTGTACACATCTAAAAAGAGACTCTCGTTTGTTGAGCCTGGGGCACAGGACAATGCCCCTTCCTCTTAAACTTGGAAGCGATGGAAATGGAGCAAGTTAGACACCCTTACCTGGGCAGCTGTGTTCCCTCCGCCACAACTGGAAGACGATAGATGGAGTGTGTTCATAACAAAGGTCAAGTACCCTGACCTTGAAGCTTTTTTTAGGCCTTCTGCTGACCTGACTGTTACCTCAAACATTATCATCCATTTCCTTTACTGACCAAGGCTTAAGGGGCGTAACACAACAACATGCTCTTCCAAcaataatagaaaataaacatCTGAGTCACCTGTTGTCGTGGAAGTGCAGCGACAGTATTCGGCCTGTTTCTGCCTCTGCTGTGATGTCTCTCAGACAATCTCCGGTGAGGAAATTAAATATGCGAATCTTTCCATCCACACAGCCAGTGATGACACGGAGGTACATGAGAGTCAGAGATGTGACCTCCCTGCAGACAAGTCAACATTCAAGTCAACATTTAGGGTTATTAGATGATAATATATGGCTAGCAGTGTCAGGAATGGCAGTGGGTAGGGAGATGGtgacaaaatacatttaaaaacatactaATCACAATGTATCCCtttacaattaaaaaacaaatgttgacGAAACTAATGATGGGCAAAATGAGCAACTCTTTCTAGTGTCTGCTATGTACCGGTCAGCCTGTCGAATGTCCAAGTGCTCATGACTCGAGTCGAGACTGACGCCAGCCAAGGCCACAATGGTGCATTCACATGCTGCTCGAATGGTTGTCATTCTGACTTCGATGTGTTTGTGAGCTTCaagttgtaatgtggaaacaacactGATGCTACAAAGATGTGCTGTACTCTACTTTCTTGCTTGGAACGTTTAAACAGCATGATGACAGAATAAAGAGCTTAGGAAAAGATCAGGTGAGTAATATGATTGGGAAGtcatttttcagattattcCAACAGCAATGGAATGCAGCACAAGACTGCAGAGGTAAGTGGGATGTCTACTACTTACCCTTCACACTACTTGCGCTGTATTATAACAGAACGTCTCGGAGAAACTGGCACCACATTTCACAAAAGTATCAAAACTCGAAAGGTTTGGAAGGTTTGATACATGTACATATATCATCTTGAAGATACCGATACTGTGACGAGACAGTCTGCTCATCACCAAGTAACTCTCTGGGCATCATCAACTCCAGAGGTTTCTTGCTTACTTTGGGTGGTTGAAGGTCATGAGACACTCTTGAGTGTCGCAGGCAGTGCTCCAGGCCATGACCTGACCGTTACAGTCCCCGGATAAAAGGTGCCATTCATCAAAGAACAGGCACTTCACAGAGCTCCTGTGGGCGTCAATCACCTTTGGGAGAAATGTATGAACAAATGCAAATATATCAAATGTagatgtatgtacagtatagtGTCCTTAACAAATGACTCATATCCTCACCCTGAGCAGCGATGCGTTCTCCATGTCCCATATTTTAACAAGGCCTCGatcacagcagctgtagactgttCTTGTGTTGATCCTCACACATTGGACAGGACTCAGGTGCTTAAAATTAAACTCTTCAAAATGCTTCCCTGTGTGTAGACTCCACACTTACAATGTGGTGGATAAGTTCAGTTAACATAATGTTTTAAAGCactaaaggtctagtgtgtaggatttaaggggatatacTGGCCAGAATGGAATATaatagtatgttttctttagtgtataatcaccaaaaaatgttgtgtttttgttaccttagaatgagctggtCATATCTACATAGGGGACAGGTCCTCGTTCATGGAGTCCGccctgtttctacagtagcccataaCTGAAAAACCGAAcagtggctctagatagggccatttgtgtttttgcatcggCCACCGTAGTTTGCAGACGAGCAGCATAGGaagacactgatttgtaacgtgaaactgcttcattcagtgtctcatttataaaacaatgagtaggatccatactaaaaatgtatacGGACAAAAGCCGAAAATGGTGCGCGCCAAAAAATGTTCAACAATTACTACAGTCaagcttccacctcaccatctgcatcaccaatttcccgtctccaaaatgttcgtaagcgtgggtcaaagtttctcccatcacatctttttatacatcacaacATCTGTTTTAGGAGAgtaggagacctctgcggatattTCGTTGCCAggaaaaaacctcctgaacatctagatcttaagttattagaaaaaaaagatgagcacacgttAGCAGGTGCTGGTATAGCGGCCCATCTTCAAATAGCATGATTTGTAACTGAAACTGCTTTAGTTTTTATCCCCCGG from Epinephelus fuscoguttatus linkage group LG20, E.fuscoguttatus.final_Chr_v1 includes:
- the fbxw10 gene encoding F-box and WD repeat domain containing protein 10B, with the protein product MKSVTFGRSASACELDRQTAEGCAHMCGMCPTCVFAPKPPGSAPCVWRVSDGFRRRFMVELLLRCRDVKVLENIQRVLGVTSWSLFNYARSKSPAAPQGHRCRGMDGKPHGMDLNQIWDWFNSSPDWTQFHYLCRLFSLCDPELLRMVANLTSVLLVRQKRGFLQFNVSGRCTCQRDEDSDGDSEDPALMVVPGSSKSVSGVSRHRDFISCLPVDLSKRILGLLDEHTLKRCQRVCLYWQHLAQETEEEMKFRRHFQDQVTAMMKRCRGINMVSPTYANITEVPVPVKDNAKVDIHPSVQQVNPFEAAYDKIETKMVQMEERNVYCGAYFTTVLLDKEDQRRVVDYRGGSFMAMSSKDRAVRLLYMASETKVVSVMKGHVGGIRAVLHCEDRDLLITASCDSSIRCWDVKTERCVMVLYGHSGTVNCLDVHGDRLVSGARDCSVKVWSLHTGKHFEEFNFKHLSPVQCVRINTRTVYSCCDRGLVKIWDMENASLLRVIDAHRSSVKCLFFDEWHLLSGDCNGQVMAWSTACDTQECLMTFNHPKEVTSLTLMYLRVITGCVDGKIRIFNFLTGDCLRDITAEAETGRILSLHFHDNSILVNATSGVKLYHFAKVFWDYQESTERGQADVAAQDGLVSETSVSVRKLPLTSVGADHTAVVASHSQQMHDCNKKPRRAELLYDTCSLPTSDKCQAQARERCETAEQSVMLSEKATRERIKKRGLHHPQTRDSILLRVNAIQKAQCKDEVSINMEVNARLRDSWGPHTSQDPLQCHLKHDVHPRRAETCVPILKRAVSQNTSNTVQRRDVSTTPVTMPRRHACSFSKTAPPHSADTHRAIKRMSGFTTGATEGPRAPACVRLLPNPEHSMKRSTSLPRIGPVGPIREQGGLRLLTVTQLEDNRAKMDLKQNCEQKLSKRNNKLETL